The Geminocystis sp. NIES-3708 genomic sequence TTACCCTTCTCGACTCGAAATTCCATTTCTAACTTTGCCCCTTTCCCCAAGGTACAAATATACTGACTAGGTTCGACTACTTCTATTTCTGAAGGTAGATCAAACTGTGCGGCTGTAACAGTACAAGGACCTGTAGCTACCAAACGACCAATTTGAGCCGTATGGGTATAGCTTTTAAAAACAATTCCTTTCATGTTGAGCATTATTTCTAACACGTCTTCTCTCACCCCTTCCACAACCGCAAACTCGTGGTTTACACCCGCAATTCTGACGGCAGTTACTGCTGCACCTTCTAAGTTAGATAAAAGAACTCTTCTCAAGGAATTACCAAGAGTTATACCTTGTCCTCTTTCTAGGGGATCTAGTACAAACTTTCCATATTGCCCTTGATTTTTTTGAGTTTTATTTACTAAGCAGTCTATTTTAAACACAGCCACAGTGGTTATTTCCTCGATTTATGATGTCAGTTTTAGATACAAAGGTTTTAATAATCAATAACTCTAGTAATAAGTCGAGTTGATGACTATGGAACAATTTTAGACTCTGCGTCTTTTTGGGGGGCGACAGCCGTTATGAGGAATTGGAGTAATATCCCGAATCAATGTTATTTCTAACCCTGCTCCTTGTAAAGCTCTGATAGCAGTTTCTCTACCAGCACCAGGACCGCTAACCATCACGTCCACCTGTTTCATTCCATTGTCCATTGCTGTACGAGCAGCACTATCCGCAGCAGTTTGAGCCGCAAAAGGAGTTCCTTTTTTCGCACCCTTAAAACCACTTGAACCTGCTGTTGCCCATGAGATTACATTGCCAGTAGCATCAGTAATAGTAACAATGGTGTTGTTAAAAGTAGATTTAATATAAGCTACTCCACTGGGAATGTTTTTCTTTTGTTTTTTTGGTCCTCCCCTTTTTGTGGGTCTTGCCATGCCGAATTTACCTCTTTAACTGATTTTGTTTATGGAGTTTTTGATTAATTGAATTAGTTAGTTTTTTTAGTGGTGATGGGTTATCACCGAACTATTTTATATAAAAGGTGATCTTAGGTTTTGGGCAACCCGAACTGAACGGTATTCAGGATGACTTGTACTAAAATACAGTCCCTCTATTTATTTTTTAGGAGCTTTTTTCTTCCCAGCGATAGTAGCTTTACGTCCTCTGCGAGTTCTGGCATTAGTTCTAGTTCTTTGTCCTCTTAAGGGTAATCCCTGACGATGACGACGACCTCTATAAGTGCCAATATCTCCTAATCGCTTGATGTTCATCGCTTCTAAACGACGTAAATCACCTTCAATCTCGAAGTTTTCCTGAATGTATAGTCTTAGTTTACTTACATCCTCATCACTTAAATCTCTGACTCTTGTATCTGGGTTTACCCCGGTAGCCGCCAGAATTTTTTGAGAAGAAGTTAAACCAATGCCATACAAGTAGGTAAGTCCTATTTCTACTCGTTTATCACGAGGTAAGTCAATACCAGATATCCTTGCCATGTTTTCGTTTCCTTTGTTAGTCTCGCTATTATTTCCAATAAATTTGGTCAATTTTCAGTGTTAATGAGTTACACTGGTTGTTAATAATTTATCCCTGACGTTGTTTATGTTTGGGGTTGGAACAGATCACCATCACCCGCCCTTTCCGACGGATAACACGACATTTGTCGCAAATTTTTTTGACTGATGCTCTTACTTTCATAGTAGTAGTTTACACTGCAAGCTTTTAATTATAACAGGATTTGATACCTGTGTCAAACATAGGTTGGTTATATAAGTCAAGTGATTTTTTGTTTAATTTTTCACTGTTAGAGATTTTTTATCTCTTGATGATTATTTACGCAAATTTTCACTTTAGGCAATAGTTAATAATTTTCAATAAATACAATTGATTTTATTTTTTACCACTACCGCCTTTGAGTCGATAAGTAATTCTTCCTTTGCTTAAATCATAGGGAGTTAACTCGACTTTTACTCTGTCACCGGGTAAAATTTTGATGTAGTTACGTCTAATTTTTCCAGCGATGTGAGCTAATAC encodes the following:
- the rpsK gene encoding 30S ribosomal protein S11, whose product is MARPTKRGGPKKQKKNIPSGVAYIKSTFNNTIVTITDATGNVISWATAGSSGFKGAKKGTPFAAQTAADSAARTAMDNGMKQVDVMVSGPGAGRETAIRALQGAGLEITLIRDITPIPHNGCRPPKRRRV
- the rpsM gene encoding 30S ribosomal protein S13, with translation MARISGIDLPRDKRVEIGLTYLYGIGLTSSQKILAATGVNPDTRVRDLSDEDVSKLRLYIQENFEIEGDLRRLEAMNIKRLGDIGTYRGRRHRQGLPLRGQRTRTNARTRRGRKATIAGKKKAPKK
- the rpmJ gene encoding 50S ribosomal protein L36, giving the protein MKVRASVKKICDKCRVIRRKGRVMVICSNPKHKQRQG
- the infA gene encoding translation initiation factor IF-1, producing the protein MSKKDLIEMEGTVTESLPNAMFRVDLDNGFNVLAHIAGKIRRNYIKILPGDRVKVELTPYDLSKGRITYRLKGGSGKK